In Duganella zoogloeoides, a single genomic region encodes these proteins:
- the epsE gene encoding polysaccharide export protein EpsE encodes MKKIALWMMGPLLALVLGTANAAPQNELVLGTGDVVKISVYNNPDLNLETRVSANGAITFPLIGQVSVAGLSAAAAEKKIAAALVSGNFVKNPQVNMLVTSLQSQQVSVLGQVNRPGRFPLDASRNLLDVLALAGGVNSEGGDQVTVLRTADGKTTKQVIDITDVFSGGDQTASLELSGNDVVYIERAPRFYIYGEVQRPGIFRIERSMTVLQALAAGGGLTQRGTERGLRIKRRDATGKIEIIEAKYDDLVRANDVLYVRESLF; translated from the coding sequence ATGAAAAAAATCGCACTCTGGATGATGGGGCCACTGCTGGCCCTGGTGCTGGGCACCGCGAATGCCGCCCCGCAAAACGAACTGGTACTGGGTACCGGCGACGTGGTCAAGATCTCCGTCTACAACAATCCCGACCTGAACCTGGAAACCCGTGTCAGCGCCAACGGCGCCATCACCTTTCCGCTGATCGGCCAGGTCAGCGTGGCTGGCCTGTCGGCAGCTGCTGCCGAGAAAAAAATCGCTGCGGCACTGGTGTCCGGCAATTTTGTCAAAAATCCGCAAGTCAACATGCTGGTCACCTCGCTGCAGAGTCAGCAAGTGTCGGTACTGGGCCAGGTCAATCGCCCGGGCCGTTTCCCGCTCGACGCCAGCCGCAATCTGCTTGACGTGCTGGCACTGGCCGGCGGCGTCAATTCCGAAGGCGGCGACCAGGTGACGGTGCTGCGCACCGCAGACGGCAAGACCACCAAGCAAGTGATCGATATTACCGATGTCTTCAGTGGTGGCGACCAGACGGCGAGCCTGGAACTGAGCGGCAACGACGTGGTGTATATCGAACGCGCCCCGCGCTTCTACATCTACGGTGAAGTACAGCGTCCGGGCATCTTCCGCATTGAACGTTCGATGACGGTGTTGCAGGCGCTGGCGGCCGGCGGTGGCCTCACCCAGCGCGGCACCGAGCGCGGCCTGCGTATCAAGCGTCGTGACGCTACCGGCAAGATCGAGATCATCGAAGCGAAATACGATGACCTGGTTCGCGCCAACGATGTGCTGTACGTGCGCGAGAGCCTGTTCTAA
- the epsF gene encoding chain length determinant protein EpsF: MNFTHLFLALRARYKIVLLILAVTVAAALAITAMMPKVYKASTSLVLNTKGVDPITGVTLPVQLMTGYVATQADIIRSKSVALKAVENLRLAESAAVQEQFREARGGQGSIKEWLAGLLLAKVDVEPSRDSSVLTINFRGNDPQFVAAVANAFAQGYLDFTVQLKTDPALQASGFINTQIKLLREQYELAQSRLSKYQKENNIYSADNRVDVETARLNELSSQLVQVQGQLMEAESRSRQATGNAGASPDVLNNGLIQSLKSQLATAEARFADTSQRLASNHPQYISAKSEVDKLRSNLDEQIRIASTGVASSSNIYRQRENELRSALSAQKARVLELNGARDEFVVLSNEVDNARRSYESAMQRYNQTNLEGQARQSDIAVLSTAEVPGSPTSPRLIVNLALAIVIGTILGAGVVLVLELLDQRVRSAAHMADVFGLPVLGTIAKPRIGKRSKNSPPPAMLPQPQQ; encoded by the coding sequence ATGAATTTCACTCATTTGTTTCTTGCCCTGCGCGCCCGCTACAAGATTGTTTTACTGATCCTGGCAGTCACGGTGGCAGCTGCGCTGGCCATCACCGCCATGATGCCCAAGGTCTACAAGGCCAGCACTTCGCTGGTGCTCAATACCAAGGGCGTCGATCCCATCACCGGGGTGACGTTGCCAGTGCAACTGATGACCGGCTATGTTGCCACCCAGGCCGACATCATCCGCAGCAAGAGCGTGGCGCTCAAGGCCGTGGAAAACCTGCGCCTGGCGGAAAGCGCTGCCGTGCAGGAGCAGTTCCGCGAAGCGCGCGGTGGCCAGGGTTCGATCAAGGAATGGCTGGCAGGTCTGCTGCTGGCCAAGGTGGACGTGGAGCCGTCGCGCGACAGCAGCGTGCTGACCATTAACTTCCGTGGCAACGATCCGCAGTTTGTTGCAGCGGTGGCCAATGCCTTCGCGCAGGGGTACCTCGATTTCACGGTGCAGCTCAAGACCGATCCGGCACTGCAGGCATCGGGCTTCATCAACACCCAGATCAAGTTGTTGCGCGAACAGTACGAACTGGCGCAGAGCCGGTTGTCGAAGTACCAGAAAGAAAACAACATCTACAGCGCCGACAACCGCGTCGATGTCGAGACCGCGCGCCTGAACGAGCTGTCGAGCCAACTGGTGCAGGTGCAGGGCCAACTGATGGAAGCGGAATCGCGTTCGCGTCAGGCCACCGGCAATGCAGGCGCCTCGCCAGACGTTCTCAACAACGGCCTGATCCAGAGCCTGAAATCGCAGCTGGCCACGGCAGAAGCACGGTTTGCCGATACCTCCCAGCGTCTGGCCTCGAATCACCCGCAATACATCTCGGCCAAGTCCGAAGTGGACAAGCTGCGTTCGAACCTGGACGAGCAGATCCGCATCGCCTCGACCGGCGTGGCCAGTAGCAGCAATATCTACCGGCAGCGTGAAAACGAACTGCGCTCGGCCCTGTCGGCCCAAAAAGCCCGCGTGCTGGAATTGAACGGCGCACGCGACGAGTTCGTAGTTCTCAGCAACGAAGTGGACAATGCCCGCCGCTCGTACGAAAGCGCGATGCAGCGTTATAACCAGACCAACCTCGAAGGCCAGGCCCGCCAGTCCGATATCGCCGTGCTGTCCACGGCCGAAGTGCCGGGCAGCCCGACGTCGCCGCGCCTGATCGTCAACCTGGCGCTGGCCATCGTTATCGGTACCATCCTTGGCGCTGGCGTGGTGCTGGTGCTCGAATTGCTCGACCAGCGCGTGCGCTCGGCCGCGCACATGGCGGACGTCTTCGGTCTGCCGGTGCTGGGCACGATTGCCAAGCCGCGTATCGGCAAGCGCAGCAAGAACAGCCCGCCGCCAGCCATGTTGCCGCAACCGCAGCAGTGA